One genomic segment of Arachis duranensis cultivar V14167 chromosome 4, aradu.V14167.gnm2.J7QH, whole genome shotgun sequence includes these proteins:
- the LOC127746471 gene encoding uncharacterized protein LOC127746471, which yields MKSHDCHIFIRCLLPTAFRELPTNIWKPLTELSQFFKDLCSTTLKVHDLEVMEQNIPIILCMLERIFPPRFFNVMEHLPIHLAYEARVGGLVQYRWMYPFERVIRAFKRTVKNRAKVEGLICEAFLAKKTSSFVSFYFKPHILSRRTCVGRNDDGGDTIKASLSIFNRPGRKVGKAKDYWLDERDKAAAHLHILLNESKVSPFYMPWLLGSRVKVSRVIEVLAPLM from the exons ATGAAGAGCCATGATTGTCACATTTTTATACGGTGCTTGCTTCCAACTGCATTCAGAGAACTACCTACAAATATATGGAAGCCTCTTACCGAGTTAAGCCAGTTTTTCAAAGACTTGTGCTCAACCACCCTCAAGGTTCATGATTTAGAGGTTATGGAGCAGAATATTCCCATTATCCTTTGCATGTTAGAAAGAATATTTCCCCCGAGATTCTTTAATGTGATGGAGCATTTGCCAATTCATCTAGCATATGAGGCACGTGTGGGTGGACTTGTCCAATATAGGTGGATGTATCCGTTTGAACGGGTGATAAGAGCATTCAAGCGAACAGTAAAAAATAGAGCAAAAGTTGAAGGTTTGATTTGTGAGGCTTTCTTGGCCAAGAAGACTTCAAGTTTTGTTTCTTTCTACTTTAAACCACATATCTTATCGAGGCGAACCTGTGTGGGAAGAAATGATGACGGGGGAGACACAATTAAAGCTTctttatcaatatttaatagACCTGGTCGCAAGGTTGGAAAAGCTAAAGATTATTGGTTAGATGAGCGAGATAAGGCTGCAGCTCATTTGCATATTCTACTCAATGAAAGCAAAGTTAGCCCTTTCTATAT GCCATGGCTCCTCGGGTCAAGGGTAAAGGTGTCAAGGGTCATAGAGGTTCTCGCACCACTAATGTAG